The Setaria italica strain Yugu1 chromosome IX, Setaria_italica_v2.0, whole genome shotgun sequence genome has a window encoding:
- the LOC101777433 gene encoding probable ubiquitin conjugation factor E4, with protein sequence MASPSPASARPQRSPDEVEDIILRKILLVALTPPANPSPAVAYLELTAAELLSESRPLLALRDAAERLLIDRLSLPDLPAASPPPFNFLAAAFGRAADEARKISTIRDAGLRARLAASIAHLRGLILSYARIVAGNPDTFPTPPGAPHPAAELLVFLLAEAADPLDPTPAPGAPPPPGFIDEFFGGADYESIEPAMGELYERLRQSVEKVSALGDFQRPLRVLRRLVGIPNCAKALVNHPKWIPKNQIMLIGEGRVMELSSVLGAFLHVSAIRDREFASKPDVGQQCFSEASSRRPADLLSSFTTIKSVMNGLYDGLKDVLLILLKNLDTREKVLEYIAEVINKNASRSGMQVDPLKCASSGMFVNLSAVMLRLCEPFLDNMESKKDKIDVNYLFCNNRIDFKDLTAINASSDEVSSWIESINSECDQNNSSGEARFVESQEATSSGKNSTALVRCSKKENFSFICECFFMTARVLNLGLMKAISDFKHISQQLSRFEDDLESNRAMRDQGGGSPQLEQDINRLEKIVEILTQDKFCYEAQILRDGAFLQRALSFYRLMILWSVDLVGGFKMPLPSQCPKEFSCIPEHFLDDAMDLLVLTSRIPKALESFVLDDFLSFIIMFMGSTSYIKNPYLRAKMVEVLNCWMPQRSGLSSTASLFEGHQLCLDYLVRNLLKLYVDIEFTGSHTQFFDKFNIRHNIAELLEYLWDVPSHRNAWRQIAKEEEKGVYLNFLNFLINDSIYLLDESLNKILELKEIEAEMANTVEWDRRPAQEREERLRVFHQWENIVRFDMKLANEDVGMLAFTSEQIPAPFLLPEMVERVASMLNYFLLQLAGPQRKSLTVKDPEKYEFKPKQLLKQIATIYVHISRGDKEAVFPAAISKDGRAYNDQLFASAANILWRIGGDPQIINEFMQLAGKAKAAASEAMDAEAILGDIPDEFLDPIQYTLMKDPVILPSSKVTIDRPVIIRHLLSDSTDPFNRSHLTQDMLIPNTELKLQIEEFVRSQQSRKRTAAESEIGEADGAADMVE encoded by the exons atggCGTCTCCGTCGCCGGCTTCGGCGCGGCCGCAGCGCTCGCCCGACGAGGTGGAGGACATCATCCTCCGCAAGATCCTGCTCGTTGCCCTCACGCCCCCGGCCAACCCCAGCCCCGCCGTCGCCTACCTCGAGCtcaccgccgccgagctcctCTCCGAGTCGCGCCCGCTCCTCGCCCTGCGCGACGCCGCCGAGCGCCTTCTCATCGACCGCCTCTCGCTGCCGGACctgcccgccgcctccccgccccCCTTCaacttcctcgccgccgccttcggccgcgccgccgacgaggcccgCAAGATCTCCACCATCCGCGACGCCGGGCTCCGGGCGAGGCTCGCGGCCTCCATCGCGCACCTCCGGGGCCTCATCCTCTCCTACGCGCGCATCGTCGCCGGGAACCCCGACACCTTCCCCACGCCGCCAGGCgcgccccaccccgccgccgagcTCCTCGTCTTCCTACTCGCCGAGGCCGCCGACCCGCTCGACCCCaccccggcgcccggcgccccgccgcccccgggcTTCATCGACGAGTTCTTCGGCGGTGCGGACTACGAGTCCATCGAGCCGGCCATGGGGGAGCTGTACGAGCGCCTCAGGCAGAGCGTTGAAAAGGTCTCGGCGCTCGGCGATTTCCAGCGCCCGCTGCGGGTGCTTAGGCGCCTCGTGGGGATCCCCAACTGCGCCAAGGCTCTGGTGAACCATCCCAAGTGGATACCCAAAAATCAGATCATGCTCATCGGGGAAGGAAGGGTTATGGAGCTCTCCAGCGTGCTTGGGGCCTTCTTGCACGTTAGCGCCATCCGTGACCGAGAGTTTGCCAGCAAGCCCGACGTCGG GCAACAGTGTTTCTCGGAGGCATCTTCACGGCGGCCAGCTGATTTGTTGTCATCTTTCACAACAATCAAGAGTGTTATGAATGGCTTGTATGACGGCCTTAAGGATGTTCTTCTAATCCTCCTAAAAAATTTGGATACTCGAGAAAAGGTTCTTGAGTATATAGCAGAAGtgataaataaaaatgcatCCAGATCTGGCATGCAG GTAGACCCTTTAAAATGTGCGAGTTCAGGTATGTTTGTGAATCTTAGTGCTGTGATGCTCCGCCTATGTGAACCTTTTTTGGATAACATGGAGTCAAAGAAGGACAAAATTGATGTCAATTACCTCTTCTGCAACAATAGAATTGATTTCAA AGATTTGACAGCTATAAATGCTTCATCAGATGAAGTCTCATCTTGGATAGAGAGCATAAACAGTGAGTGTGATCAAAATAATTCCAGTGGAGAGGCTCGTTTTGTGGAATCACAGGAAGCCACAAGCTCTGGCAAAAATAGCACAGCTTTAGTTAGGTGCTCAAAGAAGGAGAATTTCTCATTTATTTGCGAATGTTTCTTCATGACTGCAAGGGTACTTAATCTGGGGTTGATGAAAGCTATATCGGACTTTAAACATATTTCTCAG CAACTCTCAAGGTTTGAAGATGACTTGGAATCAAATAGAGCAATGAGAGATCAAGGAGGGGGCTCACCGCAGCTGGAGCAAGATATAAATCGCCTGGAGAAGATCGTCGAGATTCTAACACAGGACAAATTTTGTTATGAAGCTCAGATACTACGA GATGGTGCATTCCTTCAACGTGCATTATCTTTCTACAGATTGATGATACTGTGGTCAGTAGACCTAGTTGGCGGATTCAAGATGCCTTTGCCATCACAATGCCCCAAGGAATTTTCTTGCATTCCAGAGCATTTTCTTGATGATGCAATGGATTTACTTGTTCTGACCTCTAGAATTCCAAAAGCGTTGGAAAGCTTTGTATTG GATGACTTTCTCAGTTTCATCATTATGTTTATGGGAAGCACATCTTACATTAAGAATCCTTACCTAAGAGCAAAGATGGTTGAAGTTTTGAATTGCTGGATGCCACAAAGAAG TGGCTTGAGTTCTACAGCCTCGCTATTTGAGGGGCACCAACTATGTCTTGATTACCTTGTCAGAAATCTTCTAAAGCTTTATGTGGATATTGAGTTCACTGGCTCCCATACGCAA TTTTTTGACAAGTTTAACATTCGACATAATATTGCCGAGCTTTTGGAGTACTTATGGGATGTTCCCAGTCATCGGAATGCATGGAGACAA ATAGctaaagaggaggagaagggtgTATACTTAAATTTTCTGAACTTCCTTATCAATGATAGCATCTATCTTCTTGATGAGAGCTTGAACAAAATTCTCGAACTGAAAGAAATAGAGGCTGAAATGGCTAACACCGTTGAGTGGGACCGCAGGCCTGCTCAAGAAAGAGAGGAGCGGCTGCGTGTTTTTCATCAGTGGGAGAAT ATTGTTCGCTTTGACATGAAACTGGCCAATGAGGATGTTGGGATGCTTGCGTTCACTTCAGAACAAATTCCAGCACCTTTCCTTCTCCCTGAAATG GTCGAAAGGGTTGCGAGCATGCTTAATTACTTCCTCTTGCAACTTGCTGGTCCCCAGAGGAAATCTTTGACTGTAAAGGATCCAGAGAAGTATGAGTTCAAGCCGAAGCAGCTATTGAAACAG ATTGCCACCATCTATGTCCATATCTCAAGGGGGGATAAGGAAGCTGTCTTCCCAGCTGCAATCTCAAAAGATGGTAGAGCATACAATGACcag TTGTTTGCTAGCGCAGCTAATATTCtgtggaggattggaggtgatCCCCAAATTATAAATGAGTTTATGCAACTTGCTGGTAAGGCAAAAGCTGCTGCTTCTGAGGCTATGGATGCTGAGGCCATCCTTGGGGACATACCAGATGAATTTCTCGATCCGATTCAG TATACTCTGATGAAAGATCCTGTGATACTGCCATCATCAAAGGTCACAATAGATCGGCCCGTTATTATCAGGCATCTGCTGAGTGATTCT ACGGATCCATTTAACCGATCCCACCTCACTCAAGACATGCTGATACCAAATACAGAGCTGAAGTTGCAGATCGAAGAGTTTGTCCGGTCCCAGCAGTCGAGAAAGCGAACAGCTGCTGAATCGGAGATTGGCGAAGCGGATGGCGCTGCTGATATGGTTGAATGA